ttaatttttttattcaaagagttaattttaaaatcaatctAAAACGTTTATTTCTTCGTATCCAACATTCTTAATGAAAATTAATATATATGGTTACATGGTTATTACAGGTGGGATATTAGTTGCATAAATGATCTTCCAGAATACATGAAATTAATATATGAGTCTCTCTTCAAGATTTATGAAGAAGCAGAACGAGAGCTTGAAAAGCAAGGAAGAGCATATTGCATTAAATATGTCATAAAAGAAGTAAGATTTGAATTTTCGATAATATATTCTTTATTATATTCTGTCATTATTAAACTTATTCAATTTGGACATATCTAGCTTGTAAATTAACAAATAACCATTTTAAATTTATAAGATAGATGCAACATGAGTGAAGAAGTTTATTAGTTTGAGATTTGTTAAAGCCAAAATCGGTTAATAATCCTTTTGACACTAAAGTAGTATTTTTTTCTAGAGATTGGAGCTGGAATTGGAAAATCATGACTCAGCATAAAATAGAGACacaaagaaataaaattttttgagaatgaaaactaaaattttaacaatatttttttaataactaaagatattttaataaatattcttattttatatCTATATTTATTCTGAATTAAATAGAATACTAACTAAGATATAACTACATTTTACACCAAATATAATACAAAACttaatatttcaattttaatttctctttcaaatacaACCTAAAAGTTATGGTAAATCTccttattttattcatatttatcTTGAATCAAATAGGACATTactcaattttatatattttatgctAAATATAATATAGagatttaatttagttttagtATTTCAGTCTTTCTTTTAAATTCTAGTCTTAAAAAAGAGACTAAGAGACTGATACTGTGAGACAGAAACTAaggtagcatttgttttgagttactgagacagagactgagaaaCAGAGACAgagagactgagactgagagactgagactcagtatcatatttattagttcagagactggtattaaaatttctgtatctgtctccaaaatttcagtatttcagtacctccaaaaactAGGGACACagggggactaaaatttttagagatgaaaactgaaactttaataacattttatacctaaaatacccttattttaattaattaatttcaattttaccctttgtgcaaattaaattagagtttcattcttgttccaatttctgtctcccattttgtaccaaacagaatactgagatttatttcaatctcagtctctcagtctcagtctttccgtctctgtctctccaccaaacgctacctctATAGCGTTTGTTCTGAGGTACTAGGACGGAGACTGAaactcagtattatgtttgttagtTTAAAGACtagtattaaaatttcagtctctgtTTCCAATAGTTTAGTATTTCAGTAACTCTAAAAACTGGGGACACATGGGATTGGAGTTTGTGGGAgcggagactgaaactttaataacattttatacttaaaatatcctcatttcaattaattaatttcaactttatactttgtgcaaattaaattagagatttattcttattttagtcTCTGTTTCTCACTTTATACCAAACACAATACTAAgacttattttagtttattttagtttctgTCTCTTGTATAGATGCAACATTGAATTAATCTCATCATAATTCTCCAAAAACACACTATCATCAATAATGAATTTATTATATACATGTTGAATGGTAGCTTCAAAAGACAATCCAAGCCTACATGACTGAGGTCAAATGGTTGAATAACAAGTATATACCAACAATGGCAGAGTACATCCAAACATCAGCAATCTCATCTGGTTATCCGTTGCTCATAGCAATTTCTTATGTTGGCATGGGAGATATGGCCACAAAAGACATCTTTAAATGGGTAACAAATGAACCCAAAATTGTTACAGCTTCTGCAACTATGTGCAGGATCATGGATGACATTGTCTCTAATGAGGTATAGCCATGTGCAAAAGTtctttattttgatattataaTTGAATTTTCCTTATTATTTAGTCATGTGAAAGTTATTTTAAAAGCTAAATCTCATTGAACAGTTTGAACAAAAAAGAGAACATGTTGCCTCAATAATAGAATGCTATATGAGAGATTATGGTGTATCTAAAGAAGAAGCCATTCAAGAATTGCAAAAGGGAGTTACAGATGCTTGGAAGGATATAAATGAGGAATGCCTCAAGCCAACAGAAGTTCCAAGGCCGTTTCTAATGAATATTCTCAACATGTCACGATTTTTGGATGTGATGTACAAAGATGAAGATTGCTACACTCATGCTGAAGGAAAAATGAAGAAATGCATTGAAGCTTTGCTTGTTGATCCGGTGCCAATAACATGAGAAAGAAGCATCTTAATTGTTTGTTTGGACCATTAAATTGTtagaaatgagaaaaaaaaaatttaattctttAGTGTATTTGGcaaaattttaacattttaaaaaatatattggcGCAACTCATAAATCTGAACTTCAGTCTTGATATATTGGCGCAACTCATAAATCGAATCAAGTGAAGGCTTTGTAGTATTTGCTAGAATTTTGACTTCTTTTTAATATTTGACCTCTTTATAGTTTgaactctaaattttttttttttttggtgacttaaaagaaaataaacaaaaactaagaaagaaaaaaaacaagaaactgcttaagaaaggcagtctcgctgaatactactctcaaactccttcaaaggcaatggaagctccacttgggaagaaatagtcctcattgcagtctttgccatgatgtctgctactgtatttgcatctctcaagatcaaccgaagatcagcacgccatttccaagacatgatatctcagatttttaacaccaaaggattaataaacccagagcaatcttgtaaattattgacaatagtaaatAATTTACAAGATTAAAAGCAAACTAAATACATCATCacttaaactaaataaaatataaggAAAATACgctaaaaaaaagttttttttttctttagacaAAAATATGATACACAGTTTTTGTCAAAAATATTCTCAgaattatctttatcttattgtaattaatttataattttcataTGTAAGACAAAAAAAATTGGGACTTTTTAGTGGTGATTGAAATATTATTTTACAAATTTgtcataaaataatatataatttacatGACTAATAAGAACAGTTTTTATTGAAATAATCATTACATTTAAGTTTGCAGTTAGTTTTACATATAATTGGAATTTTAATTATAGTTTATTTTGGTTTACAAATAAAGGCTTAGCTATGTTAAAATtactgataaaaaaaattattataaaaagttATATCAAAGTTTGATTTTCAATACAATTATTGTGCATCtattaaaataaaacatttaaaatttttctGCTAATAGTAATCTTAACTTATGTCCTAAAATTACATATTAACTAAATCCAACAAATAATTAGTATAACCATAAATTATGGCCAAATGAAATTATAGAGCTTTTTCAAATAGCATATTCCCAATATATTTTCAAAAGATCTTAGACGGTGTTTGTTTACAGGAACAGGACACTGAATTAGGGACACAAAAACACAAAATCATATTTGATAGATGAGACATAAATAGAGACATTGTGTCCAGAGATACTGAATTAATGTATTTTGTGTTTACCCTAACAGAAAAAATACAAAGATATTAACaaaagacacaacttattttttattttttctttcattgttcttattaatttttcataattatattttttattattatatttttcttctcaaattttttgaatgaaaaaaaaaaaagagaattaatTAAATTTTCTTAATTTGTTCTACTTTATCACTAAATAGAATACAAAAACACTAAATTCTATGTCTCTATCTTTTATATCTTATTCTTAGTGTTTTATTTTATCGTGTTCTCACAAACAAATACAGCATTAAGGCTGTCCACGCCAGAAAAAAGCAATGAAAAACTGTCTATAAAGTATAAACTAAAAAACACTACcaaataataagaaaatagcAGGGTAAATGGCTTAAGGTCAATAACAATTTAAATTGCTTATCAATACTtagggaaaaaaaaaatcaattttgaacTGAATATATTTTTTAACCATCAGAATTGAACACTAACGATAAAATATATAAACTAATTCTATActcatcaaaaattaaaataattggaCAAAACTAACCAGACCATCCAATATAAGTGATTCGTTTGATAATTTTATGACActaattcaatatttaaattttcatGAAATATTAAGAAATGTAATTTCCTAAACTTTCGATCAAACTAATACACCACATAGCCACAAACGTACTTAGAACAACCCATTCTTTTTCCGGCTAAGTTCTGATGTTGAATTTATAAGTACCGAATTGAAACTTGGAAATACAGTTCTAGCATGCGATTGTCATTGGTATTTTTATACCACTATTTCATTGGCTTTGAAGGTTGTTAGCGGGTTTCGTTGGACACATGAAATTCATCAACAAATACAAATGATAGAGAAATTTAGGTCACTGGTACagataaaaattttaacaaattaCTCAACAGACCTAGTCTAATGATACTCAGCAATTGAAAAACTTGTGATGATACAATTAGTTGAATTCATCTTGTAGCTGCTCTAGCACTCATCGATGAATGGTAAGTGGTACTTCTCTGCTTCCTGTAGGATGTATATACATCATCATACTGACTCACTTCATTGGGGTTTGCTGTTGCCCCGAGTCCCAACCTAGCCGAGCTTACTGATCCTGGTTTCCGATCTACGCTCCCATCGGCATAAGTCCCAGTCTCTGGATCCACCTGCTGCAAATTTGGTGGTGGAGGAATGCAAGCGCCTCCCTTCCTTACTGCAGGCTCTCTCTCATATTCTCTCTCGTATTCATCATCTTCATCTCTTGAATCAGAATTCATAGGACCCTCAGAAGGATTAGCTTCTCCAATTTCCTTAAAGAATTTCGACACCCTTTGAAGAATTTCTGACGGTGGCACAGTTGATGGTGGTATCATTGTTGGGATGTCCAAAGGGCTCAAAGGAGAATATGGAACTCCGCTACCAATCTGCATCTTTCTAACCATTCCAGGAATGAGGCCAGGAGGGAACAACGGATATGGTGGCAATTGATCACTGGTGCTGGATGATGGAGCCTGCAATAAATGTCCACCAGGAGGTTGATTGGCTGATTGAACCGAAGAAGGTATAGCCATAGACCCTGGAAAAGCACTTGGAGGAGCAGAATTTGGAACAAATTGTTGAGCTGCCATAGATGATGGTAAAGTTTGCCCTGGAACTGCATGTTTATCAAGGCGATCTTGTTCTGCAATACTTGAACCAGAGCCCAGCCTATCAGCATGCCACAGCTGGATTGGGGTCTGCAATATTCCTGAAATTGGGAGGGAACAATAATTTCTTAATCCAATTAATCTATACCTCAAGAAATCAATTTTTTCTTGATAAGATTAAAAGCTGTAACAAAGTTATCTAAAGACTCTTTGGTGGAAAAAAGTGGTGCATTCATATGCAATCACTAGTATATGTGTGAGCAACAATGTATTATTTATAagggacaaaaaaaaaaaagataacttgCAGCATCAAAAAAATACCCACAGGAAAAAAAAGAAGTTCCAACTCAAGCAAACTGCAAACCACTTTCACAGCAATAGCAATTAAAGAAACAAATTTTCTAAGAGCAAGGGAGAAACATTTTGTGGCTTTAGTTCCCCATCAAAGGGGTCCCCAATAATTCTATTATATCATGAACATTATCCAACTACACTGTAAAGGCATTTACAGAATTCTAGATAAAGAAGAGAAGCTTACCAGTACCTGAATTTGCTGAAGCAGATAAATCCTTGGAAGCCCCAGGAAAAGAATTGGCATGTGGCCCACCAATCATCTCACTCTTCAGTAAAGAAATAGTCTCTTGATCGAAAACCTCTTTAGAAGCCCAGAACTCCACCATTTGCTGCAACCTTTTCCTATATTCTTCATTGCTTTGTGGATTGTGATAAATTCTAGCAAGCATGGAGCCTAAAACAGGCTTAAATGCAAGGGCTTCATTGTCAAGATCACGACTGCTTGTCCTCCGATTCAAGCTGTAAACCAATGATGCAAGGATCAAAGATGATGAAAACCAGAACAACCACATTAGCATACATGTCGGGCAGATTATCTAAAGTAAAACTGCAATGAGATTAAGCCAATAAGCAAGATGAGAAGACCTTGTTGAGCCAAAAACTTGCAAGGAAGTACAATAAAATTTAATTCATAAAAATTTTGTCTAAGATGTGAGAAACAGCTAGATGTGATTCACAAGCCTCTGAACTAAAAAGtagaaacaacaaaacaagaCAAAACATAAAAAGCATACCAAACAGGGCTTTGATGGTGGTGTTTGCCTATTCATAATATAATAAGCAGACCACATTCCAATAGTTTAAGATGCAAATAGCAGACTTAAGAGAAAAGTAAAACAACTAAGTTGAGTATAAACAAGTAGTTCCCCATGTGCACTTGTGCAGTGGGGATTGATCAAAACTTTTTAACTCCTAGTAAACATAAATTTTATGCCATTTCCCATCAGGGAACTAATCCACCCATCAGCAAAAACAGCACAACAAAAATAGAACTAGAAATACACTAATAACCACGGTCATTTTGATAGCTGGTAAAGCAATGGATAGATGAAGGAACACAGTGAAATTGTGATCCACAATTTCTGCTGATTAGAAGCAAAGTTCTAATGCTAATTAATCAATTGATAATATATGCTACCTGTCAAAAAGAATGTCATTTGCAAGGTATATTATATGTAGCTGCCTCTCAACATCGTCCAATGCGAAGACCCTCTCTCTAAGAGCCTCTGCTAGAGCTGGTGCAAATGGAGATCTCTGCATGAACCAAAGTTTGGCACCTTTAATAGATTCTTTTGTACCATTTAGATTGTTAAGAACATTAGTGAGCTCCACTGCAACATCAGATGGAAGTGGCCCAGAAAGTTCTTTGAAAGGCTTGGATGACTGATCATACTCAGGTCGGCCATGAACCCCAAAAGGCTGAGGATGTtgatggtggtgctgctgatcatAGAAATGCAGGAAAGAAGGTGGACCTAACATTGAAGGCGAAGAACCAATTCCTGCAGCATTCATTGGGGGAGCATTTGGAGGGGATGGATTCATCAGTGGATTTGGAGGAGGATGGATCATGGACATGGAAGATGAGGGAAAAGGTGGGTTAAAAGGACCACCAGGGGGACGTGTCGATAACCAGAGCTTATAACGGTAATAACCATGGCCCTCCCCACCAAAGAGGAAACTATAAGAAGGATTATCACGTTGCTTTTCACATATCATGGCTTCAAAGTCAGGACCATTTTTCACAGCATACTCAACAAGTTTGTCAATTCGCTTGTGGAGCTCGGGATCAGAAGGGGGTGCAACTGGAGGCGGAGCAGAATCATAATAAGGTgaaggaacaagaggagcaaAAGGAGATGGGAATGCAGGTGGTGGTGCTTGGTGTTGCTGTTGCATAAGATGAGGAGGGGGAGGGGCATGTGGGTGTAACTGTTGAAGCTGCAGCTGCTGCTGAGGCATGGCATGATGATAAGGGAACTTTTGCAAAGAGGGGTGTGCTGGACCAGGACCTGGGGGAAGAAAGGGGGGAAATTGTTGATGCTGGGGATGAAATCCAAactgctgctgctgttgttgcTGCCGCATATTAGCAGCTTGTTGCTGTTGCTGAGCATAAGCCATAGCAGAAGCAGATGCATAATCATGACCCTGTCGTTCCATTGGAATTCTGTAACTATTTCTATACAATACACCTCAATAGCTCTTTATGACCTACACacagtaaaaattaaaaaaaaaaaaattcatttctgTTATAATTCCAGTAAATCATATCAAGTTAAAAATCACATTCATAACAAAAATACTCAATGAACTACAGGAATAGGAAACTTTTAATCAAACAATTCTCATAATCAATTAGGCACAGACACTGATCCATAGAAATGGAGAAGACCTACCTGTGATGAATGACCACCGACACAGAACGGCGAACCAGCAGCACCTTCTGACCAATGGCAAATCTTCAGAGGTGACATgcgagagagagtgagagaggaaGGGACTGGAGAGTGGGGATGGTTTGTGGGTTGTGGCTTCTCTCACTCCGATTTTTCATTTTGGGTCAAGGGTTTGTGGCTTTCTGATGCGGTAATGGCTCAGATTTTCGAGAATCTTTCAATATAGAATTCTTGGAAAGTCTGAAAGGAGAGGCTATCCAAGTGTCACAAAACTGGATGTGTGCTGTGTGCAGCATTATTCATGTCATGTAAACATTTACTGTGGCATAAGCTCATTGGTCTATCATGTGTATATGTTAGTGAATGGCCATTAGATGTAAGCTATTAGTCTATTTGATTTTTTGCAAATAGGTATGCTGGGATTTTCAAATGTGTTTGAGTACAATCTTATATCTACCCTACATCGGTGCTTACAAATTAACATTATAGGCAGCGGAAATAGCTccctttcaaaatcaaatttagaaaccaaaatataaaagataaaaaatcaaaatcgaaagcaaatttcaaaattttaacgtCTTAAATTTCAAATGGTGGAGCTTTTTTCCCACCAAAATGTTTTTATATATATACAGAACAAGTTGAGCCTTCTTTTCAGCAGAATGGTGGAACTCTTTTTTTTTCCATGAAAGAAGGAATTCTTCAGCCGTTCCTGTCAAGGTTAAATAAAAGTAATGTTCAAACATAACAATGGAGATAGTTCTTCGTGATATAAAGGTTAgtgtttagattttttatttattgaaataaatcatatgtatatgtactttttacaataacaaaattaACATGCTGACTTTAGTTTTGTAAAAAATCAGGGGACTAATTCATGCTTCAACTCCTAGATCAGTGGTAAGTACTCCTTAAATCCAAATAGTTACTTTTTTTACATTGCATCCACAATTTTCCTTTTCCCCTTTCTTTGGAGTAGAAAATATCTCCTTAAACCAGATTTTTAAATTCCAATAGTGTTACTATCTAACAATTATTATATTGTCTTAATAACTGCAATGTTCaaggaagaaggaaagagaaGGGGAAATAGCAAGGACTCCTTCTCTACAAAAAACTAACTTctgtttttctttttactttcttttctgtCTTCTATGTATATTTCAGCACTCTCTGAAGAACTATTATCAAAGCTTACAGGgacaaccaaaaaaaaaacatagaatATAGAAGCAGAAAATGGTACCACAAAGGGGAGGGCTAGATAAGATGATGGCGAAACCACAGAGCTCGGAGGAGAGGATGGCAGGTCGGCCGCGACACCGGGCAGACGAAGGCAGCAATGTTCGAGACT
The DNA window shown above is from Arachis ipaensis cultivar K30076 chromosome B08, Araip1.1, whole genome shotgun sequence and carries:
- the LOC107612682 gene encoding calcium homeostasis endoplasmic reticulum protein isoform X1, giving the protein MERQGHDYASASAMAYAQQQQQAANMRQQQQQQQFGFHPQHQQFPPFLPPGPGPAHPSLQKFPYHHAMPQQQLQLQQLHPHAPPPPHLMQQQHQAPPPAFPSPFAPLVPSPYYDSAPPPVAPPSDPELHKRIDKLVEYAVKNGPDFEAMICEKQRDNPSYSFLFGGEGHGYYRYKLWLSTRPPGGPFNPPFPSSSMSMIHPPPNPLMNPSPPNAPPMNAAGIGSSPSMLGPPSFLHFYDQQHHHQHPQPFGVHGRPEYDQSSKPFKELSGPLPSDVAVELTNVLNNLNGTKESIKGAKLWFMQRSPFAPALAEALRERVFALDDVERQLHIIYLANDILFDSLNRRTSSRDLDNEALAFKPVLGSMLARIYHNPQSNEEYRKRLQQMVEFWASKEVFDQETISLLKSEMIGGPHANSFPGASKDLSASANSGTGILQTPIQLWHADRLGSGSSIAEQDRLDKHAVPGQTLPSSMAAQQFVPNSAPPSAFPGSMAIPSSVQSANQPPGGHLLQAPSSSTSDQLPPYPLFPPGLIPGMVRKMQIGSGVPYSPLSPLDIPTMIPPSTVPPSEILQRVSKFFKEIGEANPSEGPMNSDSRDEDDEYEREYEREPAVRKGGACIPPPPNLQQVDPETGTYADGSVDRKPGSVSSARLGLGATANPNEVSQYDDVYTSYRKQRSTTYHSSMSARAATR
- the LOC107612682 gene encoding calcium homeostasis endoplasmic reticulum protein isoform X2, which codes for MERQGHDYASASAMAYAQQQQQAANMRQQQQQQQFGFHPQHQQFPPFLPPGPGPAHPSLQKFPYHHAMPQQQLQLQQLHPHAPPPPHLMQQQHQAPPPAFPSPFAPLVPSPYYDSAPPPVAPPSDPELHKRIDKLVEYAVKNGPDFEAMICEKQRDNPSYSFLFGGEGHGYYRYKLWLSTRPPGGPFNPPFPSSSMSMIHPPPNPLMNPSPPNAPPMNAAGIGSSPSMLGPPSFLHFYDQQHHHQHPQPFGVHGRPEYDQSSKPFKELSGPLPSDVAVELTNVLNNLNGTKESIKGAKLWFMQRSPFAPALAEALRERVFALDDVERQLHIIYLANDILFDSLNRRTSSRDLDNEALAFKPVLGSMLARIYHNPQSNEEYRKRLQQMVEFWASKEVFDQETISLLKSEMIGGPHANSFPGASKDLSASANSGILQTPIQLWHADRLGSGSSIAEQDRLDKHAVPGQTLPSSMAAQQFVPNSAPPSAFPGSMAIPSSVQSANQPPGGHLLQAPSSSTSDQLPPYPLFPPGLIPGMVRKMQIGSGVPYSPLSPLDIPTMIPPSTVPPSEILQRVSKFFKEIGEANPSEGPMNSDSRDEDDEYEREYEREPAVRKGGACIPPPPNLQQVDPETGTYADGSVDRKPGSVSSARLGLGATANPNEVSQYDDVYTSYRKQRSTTYHSSMSARAATR